The Clostridium sp. AWRP genome has a window encoding:
- a CDS encoding DUF1835 domain-containing protein, with amino-acid sequence MNKIINICFSESAEGSFKHAISTKILQGNQEVIFFLDDLSQGSIKDGINIEKRINWYNTFMRENQFKPVVDYDIDDLKENYSTFHGEISKVDASDILYLWYGSSREFCGMLYALDILKDRNLDIYLINVKDTVIKRKKIEFKAMSTGEIIPENIEKYAAAKRKLNLNEYRELLDKWELLKKDNSILRVIKDGKLESVDENYFDIDILKYTPKEFRNLIRTIGDVLGKSEERISDEYIFWRIKELIKTGKIEHNGKFEVIGMKIKITEEGLKYLDSDKDAMRIWEEDRKESEEEEEIRNKYRQQGIMKERIDMAKKLKDVLDDKTIAEKTGLSIEQVKSLEENYGL; translated from the coding sequence ATGAACAAGATAATTAACATATGTTTTTCAGAAAGTGCAGAAGGAAGTTTTAAGCATGCTATTAGTACTAAAATACTTCAAGGTAATCAAGAGGTAATATTTTTCCTTGATGATCTTTCACAGGGATCTATAAAAGATGGAATAAATATTGAGAAAAGAATCAATTGGTATAATACTTTTATGAGAGAAAATCAATTTAAACCAGTTGTTGATTATGATATAGATGATTTAAAAGAAAATTATAGTACATTTCATGGTGAAATTTCTAAAGTAGATGCTAGTGATATTTTATATTTATGGTATGGATCTAGTAGAGAGTTTTGTGGAATGTTATATGCTTTAGATATTTTAAAGGATAGAAATTTAGATATATATTTAATAAATGTAAAAGACACAGTTATTAAACGTAAAAAAATTGAATTTAAAGCAATGTCTACTGGAGAAATTATACCAGAAAATATAGAAAAGTATGCAGCAGCTAAAAGAAAGTTGAATTTAAATGAATATAGAGAGCTTCTTGATAAATGGGAATTACTAAAAAAAGATAACTCCATATTACGTGTTATTAAAGATGGAAAGTTAGAAAGTGTAGATGAAAATTATTTTGACATAGATATACTAAAATATACCCCAAAAGAATTTAGAAATCTCATAAGAACAATAGGAGATGTATTAGGCAAAAGTGAAGAAAGAATTTCGGATGAGTATATATTTTGGAGAATAAAAGAATTAATAAAAACAGGGAAAATAGAACATAATGGTAAATTTGAAGTTATAGGAATGAAAATAAAAATAACTGAAGAAGGATTAAAATATTTAGATAGTGACAAAGATGCCATGAGGATTTGGGAAGAGGATAGAAAAGAATCAGAAGAGGAAGAAGAGATTAGAAACAAATATAGACAGCAAGGTATAATGAAAGAAAGAATAGATATGGCAAAAAAATTAAAAGATGTTTTAGATGATAAAACTATAGCAGAAAAAACAGGTTTAAGTATAGAACAAGTTAAAAGCTTGGAGGAAAATTATGGATTATAA
- a CDS encoding 50S ribosomal protein L7/L12 produces MDYKIILILAAAGFIIWIVTDISQIRSENMRMNATLNRIARKIGAFDTLKDELKKLILENERIKAIRLYRESTGCGLVEAKEYIDRLKEELNKEQDKYE; encoded by the coding sequence ATGGATTATAAGATTATTCTGATACTTGCAGCAGCAGGATTTATAATATGGATAGTTACTGATATAAGCCAAATACGAAGTGAAAATATGAGAATGAATGCAACTTTGAATAGGATTGCTAGAAAAATAGGAGCATTTGACACATTAAAGGATGAATTAAAAAAGCTTATTTTAGAGAATGAAAGAATTAAAGCAATTAGATTGTATAGAGAGTCTACAGGATGTGGGTTAGTTGAAGCTAAGGAATATATTGATAGGTTAAAGGAAGAACTAAATAAGGAGCAAGATAAGTATGAATAA
- a CDS encoding response regulator transcription factor gives MGERLLIVEDDEAIANILKEHLEKEGYEVNWASSGKEGLEDFKTYEFALVMIDIMLPEMDGFTLCKNIRWINEDIPVMIVSAKQTDMDKVKGLKLGADDYITKPFSLLEVSARIQAHLRRYKKVDRESTTNGILKFKNRLIIIPEEKKVTVNEKEIQMTIKEFELLSLMAQNPNKVFSKEELYHHIWESMDVEGNNTVTVHIKELREKIGDSSKNPTFIKTVWGVGYKFIGEKIV, from the coding sequence ATGGGTGAAAGACTATTGATAGTTGAAGACGATGAGGCAATTGCAAACATATTAAAGGAGCACCTTGAAAAGGAAGGGTATGAAGTTAATTGGGCATCAAGTGGCAAAGAGGGGCTAGAAGACTTTAAGACATATGAATTTGCACTTGTAATGATAGATATAATGCTTCCCGAAATGGATGGTTTTACTCTTTGTAAGAATATAAGATGGATAAATGAAGATATACCTGTGATGATAGTAAGTGCGAAGCAAACAGATATGGATAAAGTAAAGGGATTAAAGCTTGGTGCAGATGATTATATAACAAAACCTTTTAGTTTGCTTGAAGTTTCCGCAAGAATTCAAGCGCATTTAAGAAGGTATAAAAAGGTAGATAGAGAATCTACTACAAATGGAATATTAAAATTTAAAAATAGACTTATTATAATACCTGAGGAAAAAAAGGTTACTGTAAATGAAAAAGAAATTCAAATGACTATAAAAGAATTTGAACTTTTAAGTCTTATGGCACAAAACCCAAACAAAGTGTTTTCAAAAGAAGAATTATATCATCATATATGGGAAAGTATGGATGTTGAGGGTAACAATACTGTAACTGTACACATAAAAGAACTTAGAGAAAAAATAGGAGATAGTAGTAAAAATCCTACTTTTATAAAAACTGTATGGGGGGTAGGCTATAAGTTTATAGGAGAAAAAATTGTATAG
- a CDS encoding DUF1835 domain-containing protein, translating into MNNIINMCFSECTGAIFKIAIKMGELPENQKVIVLSDDLSHGPIKDEVDIEERINWWSTVDEDEYFANYGVEDLKENYNTFHDEISRVGNSDILYLWYGSGQEICGMLYALELLKDRKLNVYLINVTDTIVKHKDSVYFVRSAGQINPEDIKKYAEVKQKLDSNKYEELLSAWELLKKDNSVLRVLKNKKIRSEDKNYFDIDILKYTPKEFRKSARIVGSVMGNSEVEISDEYIFWRVKELVKYGKIDYRGKFGIMRKMEIRIAENGLKYLSTDSKAENVWKSNEKPLDMEEYTINQYIEEGRLEEKVNIAKKLKDVLNVKIIAEKTGLTIGQVKNLK; encoded by the coding sequence ATGAATAATATAATCAATATGTGTTTTTCAGAATGTACAGGAGCAATATTTAAAATTGCCATTAAGATGGGTGAACTGCCAGAAAATCAAAAAGTAATAGTTCTTTCTGATGATCTTTCACATGGACCTATAAAAGATGAAGTAGACATTGAAGAGAGAATTAATTGGTGGAGTACTGTTGATGAAGATGAGTATTTTGCTAATTATGGCGTGGAGGATTTAAAAGAAAATTATAATACATTTCACGATGAAATTTCTAGAGTGGGGAATAGTGATATTTTATATTTATGGTATGGTTCTGGGCAAGAAATCTGTGGAATGTTATATGCTTTGGAACTTTTAAAGGATAGAAAATTGAATGTATACTTAATAAATGTAACAGATACAATTGTTAAACATAAGGATAGTGTGTATTTTGTTAGGAGTGCTGGACAAATTAATCCAGAAGATATAAAGAAATATGCTGAAGTAAAGCAAAAACTGGATTCAAATAAATATGAAGAATTACTAAGTGCATGGGAATTATTAAAAAAAGATAATTCTGTGCTGCGTGTTTTGAAAAATAAAAAAATAAGAAGTGAAGATAAAAATTATTTTGATATAGATATATTAAAATATACCCCAAAGGAATTTAGAAAATCAGCTAGAATTGTAGGATCGGTAATGGGAAATAGTGAGGTAGAAATTTCTGATGAGTATATATTCTGGAGAGTGAAAGAATTAGTTAAGTACGGTAAAATTGATTACAGAGGCAAATTTGGTATTATGAGAAAAATGGAAATAAGGATAGCAGAGAACGGATTAAAGTATTTAAGTACTGATTCAAAGGCTGAGAATGTTTGGAAAAGTAATGAAAAACCTTTAGATATGGAAGAATATACAATAAATCAATATATAGAAGAAGGTAGATTAGAAGAGAAAGTAAATATAGCAAAGAAATTGAAAGATGTGTTGAATGTAAAAATTATAGCAGAAAAAACAGGTTTAACTATAGGACAAGTTAAAAATTTAAAGTAA
- a CDS encoding HAMP domain-containing sensor histidine kinase: protein MKLKKWLILSHLAVMLTPIILALILFVIINSYNKNTQVMNYISTMSKFKAYEKVLDDPNIYDGSSLVNKKFVMDKDKSSAAIEVYNAMGQQIYSSDDNMLGYIDKSELYSDLYKIQTGTKANTLKMPVFKDNILVGFYKIVMTRDDFIQAVNYRTVLVILCFIFMVLIVFALVVILLNKKFNKPIKLLIEGMNKFAVGDEDNLDYKCSDEIGELINRFNNMKNDIEEKRKTIELQQKSKEYMISAISHDLKTPLTAIRAYAESMECEEDLDMKDLKNKVSIILHKSDYMKNMIDDLMMYNLLTTDYKMKFVELEGSELFEMLFSGYDKPCEKKKIKLTLNIEVNGKYNVDVRQMTRVIDNLMANALRYTKEGGAIYMGAFSPDKELPNWLEINFKKEIKIWKEKRLFILIKNEGSGIKDKEKEKVFMPFYQSDDSRTKNMWKGVGLGLSIVQLVIQKHGGEVKVFSEESSTVFICAIPMIKN from the coding sequence ATGAAATTAAAAAAGTGGCTTATATTATCTCATTTAGCAGTTATGCTGACACCTATAATTTTAGCTTTAATCTTGTTTGTAATTATAAATAGTTACAATAAAAATACACAGGTTATGAATTATATATCTACCATGAGCAAATTTAAGGCATACGAGAAAGTACTTGATGATCCTAATATATACGATGGCAGCTCTTTAGTAAATAAAAAATTTGTAATGGATAAAGATAAGAGTTCTGCCGCAATAGAAGTATACAATGCAATGGGTCAGCAGATATATTCCTCAGATGATAACATGTTAGGCTATATTGACAAAAGTGAACTTTATTCTGATCTATATAAAATACAAACAGGGACTAAAGCTAATACCTTGAAAATGCCTGTATTTAAAGATAACATATTAGTTGGTTTTTATAAAATAGTTATGACAAGAGATGACTTTATTCAAGCTGTAAATTATAGGACTGTTTTAGTTATTTTATGTTTCATATTTATGGTTTTAATTGTATTCGCATTAGTAGTAATTCTTTTAAATAAAAAATTTAATAAGCCTATCAAACTTTTAATAGAAGGCATGAACAAATTTGCTGTTGGGGATGAAGATAATTTAGATTACAAATGTAGTGATGAAATAGGAGAACTTATAAACCGCTTTAATAATATGAAAAATGATATTGAAGAGAAAAGAAAAACCATAGAACTTCAGCAAAAATCTAAGGAGTACATGATATCTGCAATATCCCATGATTTAAAAACGCCACTTACTGCAATAAGAGCTTATGCAGAGTCAATGGAATGTGAAGAAGATCTGGATATGAAAGATTTAAAAAATAAAGTTTCTATTATACTTCACAAAAGTGATTATATGAAAAATATGATAGACGATCTAATGATGTACAATCTTCTTACAACAGATTATAAAATGAAGTTTGTGGAACTTGAAGGATCAGAATTATTTGAAATGCTCTTTTCAGGGTATGACAAGCCCTGTGAAAAAAAGAAAATAAAACTTACTTTAAATATAGAAGTAAATGGTAAGTACAATGTAGATGTGAGACAAATGACAAGGGTAATAGATAACTTAATGGCAAATGCACTTAGATATACAAAAGAAGGAGGAGCCATATATATGGGAGCATTTTCACCTGATAAGGAACTTCCTAATTGGCTTGAAATTAATTTCAAAAAGGAGATAAAAATCTGGAAAGAAAAAAGACTCTTTATTTTAATCAAAAATGAAGGAAGTGGAATTAAAGATAAGGAAAAGGAAAAAGTATTTATGCCATTTTATCAAAGTGATGACTCTAGAACTAAAAATATGTGGAAAGGTGTAGGGCTTGGATTAAGTATTGTACAACTTGTAATACAAAAACATGGTGGTGAAGTAAAAGTATTTTCAGAAGAAAGCAGTACTGTTTT